One stretch of Bacillota bacterium DNA includes these proteins:
- a CDS encoding DUF4340 domain-containing protein, whose amino-acid sequence MRRYRNTIIVLIVFVLLFGVYLFVTNYKNSKSSSDTRNFDKIIDLDTLEMAEITIENEGEKLVFVKNENENEWELVYPEGIRYDKSKLNSVAINFSSIFVEKVIEENATDLAQYGLDKPVVVSAKMKDGTVETLEIGSLTPTKGAYYVKKKDSNKVYTTDTYTIDKVKVKRNDIRDKALFTVESDDIIKVSMERKGSLVFRAERPDKDSDWTMTSPIEGNVNVSALSPMLDAITQATVIEYVEENPSDLEKYGLAKPSYVLEFETSEGKNRLLMGQESKENSKIYVMLEGGNEVCTISTEAFTFLDKPLKEIVEVFAYITNIWDVERIVVEMDGYTLDCELQTDPEKDTDKDKFFVNGKDASMKDENDKQPFRTYYQSLIGVTLSEVEPGATPVGEPEITFTYYRKIEPKVMKVEFIPKDDRYYYVMRNGKYSGILVEKKKFDEPEGVRESYTKLMEAINKSQ is encoded by the coding sequence ATGAGAAGGTACAGAAACACTATAATTGTTTTAATTGTGTTTGTTTTGTTGTTCGGGGTCTATCTATTTGTCACTAACTACAAAAACAGTAAATCGTCATCCGACACAAGAAACTTTGATAAGATTATTGATTTGGATACACTGGAAATGGCAGAGATAACCATAGAAAACGAGGGAGAAAAGCTGGTATTTGTAAAGAATGAAAATGAAAATGAGTGGGAACTTGTTTACCCTGAAGGTATAAGGTATGATAAAAGCAAACTAAATAGTGTGGCCATAAACTTCTCCTCGATATTTGTTGAAAAGGTTATAGAAGAAAATGCAACAGACCTTGCACAGTATGGGCTCGATAAACCCGTTGTCGTATCTGCAAAAATGAAAGACGGGACGGTTGAGACACTGGAAATCGGCAGCCTTACCCCTACAAAGGGAGCATATTATGTAAAGAAGAAGGATAGTAACAAGGTATATACCACTGACACTTACACAATAGATAAAGTAAAAGTAAAAAGAAATGATATACGGGATAAAGCGCTGTTTACTGTGGAATCTGACGATATAATCAAAGTGTCCATGGAAAGAAAAGGCTCATTGGTTTTTCGGGCTGAAAGACCTGATAAAGACTCTGACTGGACAATGACATCACCTATAGAGGGGAATGTAAATGTTAGTGCATTATCTCCAATGCTTGATGCAATAACCCAGGCAACAGTTATTGAGTATGTTGAGGAGAATCCGTCAGACCTTGAAAAGTATGGGCTTGCAAAACCATCCTATGTTTTGGAGTTTGAAACTTCAGAAGGGAAAAACCGGCTTCTTATGGGACAGGAAAGTAAGGAGAACTCGAAAATATATGTGATGCTTGAAGGTGGAAATGAGGTTTGTACAATTTCTACTGAAGCTTTTACTTTCCTGGATAAACCGCTCAAGGAGATTGTAGAAGTATTTGCCTATATAACAAATATATGGGATGTAGAAAGAATAGTTGTAGAAATGGATGGCTACACACTGGACTGCGAGTTGCAAACGGATCCTGAAAAGGATACAGACAAGGACAAGTTCTTTGTGAACGGTAAAGATGCCAGCATGAAAGATGAAAATGATAAACAACCCTTCAGGACATATTATCAATCTCTAATAGGAGTAACCTTGAGTGAAGTGGAACCTGGTGCAACACCTGTGGGAGAACCCGAAATAACTTTCACTTATTACAGGAAGATTGAACCTAAGGTTATGAAAGTGGAGTTTATACCAAAAGATGACCGTTACTACTACGTAATGAGAAATGGAAAGTATAGCGGCATACTCGTTGAAAAGAAGAAATTTGATGAACCCGAGGGAGTAAGGGAATCTTACACGAAGTTAATGGAAGCAATAAATAAGAGCCAGTAA